A segment of the Veillonellales bacterium genome:
ATGTCGTAAGGCTGATTGGGATTATCGGGCATTAACGTATTTAAGCCGTCGTCCATACGGTTCGGGCAGTCGCCGGTTTCAACCCGGGGAGCATCTTCCAAATTGTTGGATGGCAAATAGCTTAAAAGAGTACGAATTTGTTCAAAACAATCCTCATCGTTTTCAGCGGCAAAATGAGCCACACCGGAAGTACTGTTGTGGGTCATTGCTCCGCCAAGGGCTTCTGCCGTTACCTCTTCTGCCGTAACGGATTTAATAACTGCCGGACCGGTAATAAACATCTGGCTGGTGTTTTTAACCATATAGACGAAATCGGTTAATGCCGGAGAATATACGGCACCGCCGGCACAGGGTCCCATGATAACAGAAATCTGGGGGATAACGCCGGAAGCCAGCGTATTGCGGAAGAAAATTTTGCCATACCCGGCTAAAGCATCTACCGCTTCCTGAATGCGAGCACCGCCCGAATCATTGATCCCAATAACCGGAGCGCCCATTTTTAAAGCCAAATCAAGCACTTTGCAGATTTTACCTGCATGCATTTCGCCAAGGGAACCACCTTCGACGGTAAAATCCTGGGCAAATGCGTAAACGAGACGTCCATTGACAGTACCGTAGCCGGTAACAACACCTTCGGCAGGAATTTCTTTGGCACTCATGCCAAAATTCGTGCAGCGATGTGCGACAAGTTGATCCAGCTCAACAAAAGTATCCTCATCGAAAAATTTGGTAATCCGCTCGCGCGCGGTTAATTTTCCTCTGGCATGCTGCTTCTCAACCTTTTTGGTACCGCCGCCTTGCATAATCTTAGCTTGCTTTGCTTTCAAATCCTGAATTTTTTCTTGGACAGTAGCCATCTTACACCTCCAAAGTGACTCCTAACGAATCACTAAATACACCCAAACGTTTAAAATACTTTCTACTGCTGCTCAGCGTACCTGAGCCACTATTATTTGCGCTGAGACAGTTCCAGCAGAATACCGCCGGTAGCTTTGGGATGAACAAAGGCAATGCTTGCGCCGCCGGCACCGTAACGGGGAACTTGGTCAATCAGGCGTACGCCCTTAGCTTTCAGGTCTGCCAAAGCAGCTTCGATATTATCCACTTTGAGAGCGATATGCTGAATACCTTCGTGTCCGCCGTTCTTTTCAATGAACTTGGCAATCGGACCGTCGGAAGTAGTAGACTCCAGCAATTCCAATTCGCTGTCTCCGCTGGGAACAAAAGCAACTTTAACTTTTTGCTCCGCCACAACTTCTTCGCCGGCAACAGTCAAGCCAAGCACTTCGGTATAAAACTTTTTGGCCTGTTCCAAATCTTTTACTGCAATACCAATGTGGTCAACTTTTAGTGTTTTAAACAAAAGATTACCTCCTTTATTATATTTAATAAATTCTCCTCTAACAGGCAATGACAGCTTACCGGAGCAATCCTTTTAAAATGTCACTGACCACGCTATAAGGATCATTTTCCCGCTTTTCAACGCTGGCAATCATTCGATCCAGCTTGCCGGATGACTTAATATTGGTCAGTACATACCGGCCAATTTGCTCATTCAGCATGGCCAGCAGTTCATTTCTGGCACGTACTGTCCGACGGGCAGTCAATGTACCGGATTCATCCAGAAAGCTTATATGCTCCCCGATGGCATCAATTAATTCGGTAACACCTTCCGTAAGGCTGGCTACAGTCCGCTTCACCGGAGGACGCCAGGCAACTTTCGACTGATTCAAATCCAGCATTTGCTCAATCTCAATATGAAGACGCTCTACCCCGTCATGATCGGCTTTGTTAATAGCGAAAATATCACCGATTTCCAGAATGCCAGCTTTAATTGCCTGAATATCGTCGCCTAACCCCGGGACCAGTACAACCAAAGTAGTATCGGCCGCCTTCACAATATCGACTTCCGACTGACCAACACCAACGGTTTCAATAAAGATGATATCTTTACCGAAAGCATCTAATATCTTTACCGCTTCCGCTGTCTTGCGGGATAGCCCCCCTAAGCTGCCTCTGGTTCCCATACTGCGAATGAACACCCCTTCATCCATGGTTAATTCATTCATCCGAA
Coding sequences within it:
- a CDS encoding carboxyl transferase domain-containing protein, which produces MATVQEKIQDLKAKQAKIMQGGGTKKVEKQHARGKLTARERITKFFDEDTFVELDQLVAHRCTNFGMSAKEIPAEGVVTGYGTVNGRLVYAFAQDFTVEGGSLGEMHAGKICKVLDLALKMGAPVIGINDSGGARIQEAVDALAGYGKIFFRNTLASGVIPQISVIMGPCAGGAVYSPALTDFVYMVKNTSQMFITGPAVIKSVTAEEVTAEALGGAMTHNSTSGVAHFAAENDEDCFEQIRTLLSYLPSNNLEDAPRVETGDCPNRMDDGLNTLMPDNPNQPYDMFDVIKSLADNGDYYEVQPYFARNIITAFARFDGQSVGIIANQPNVMAGCLDINASDKASRFIRFCDAFNIPILNLVDVPGFLPGVDQEYGGIIRHGAKLLYAYSEATVPKITVITRKAYGGSYLAMCSQDLGADQVMAWPTAEIAVMGPAGAANIIFRKDPDVAEKTAKYIEEFATPYKAAERGFVDIVIEPKETRPRIITALNMLASKREARPAKKHGNIPL
- the mce gene encoding methylmalonyl-CoA epimerase, which produces MFKTLKVDHIGIAVKDLEQAKKFYTEVLGLTVAGEEVVAEQKVKVAFVPSGDSELELLESTTSDGPIAKFIEKNGGHEGIQHIALKVDNIEAALADLKAKGVRLIDQVPRYGAGGASIAFVHPKATGGILLELSQRK
- the meaB gene encoding methylmalonyl Co-A mutase-associated GTPase MeaB, which produces MNIAEELLAGSRLALSRAITAVENEYDTAVEIMQKLYPHTGKGHVIGITGPPGAGKSTLTDKLAKEYRRQGKTVGIIAVDPTSPFSGGAILGDRIRMNELTMDEGVFIRSMGTRGSLGGLSRKTAEAVKILDAFGKDIIFIETVGVGQSEVDIVKAADTTLVVLVPGLGDDIQAIKAGILEIGDIFAINKADHDGVERLHIEIEQMLDLNQSKVAWRPPVKRTVASLTEGVTELIDAIGEHISFLDESGTLTARRTVRARNELLAMLNEQIGRYVLTNIKSSGKLDRMIASVEKRENDPYSVVSDILKGLLR